Within the Fimbriimonadia bacterium genome, the region CCGAGCACGTCAAGGACCTGCAGGAGAAGGAGTATCAGCGCTCCACTGAATCGAAGGCTCGCCAACAGGCCTGGGAGTCGAGCTACGAGCAGCTATCACGCCTCAACGCAGCAGTGCCGAACAAGGCCTTGCCTCAGAACCGAGCCCGCTTGCTGGTCGATGGACTGAATGTGATCGTGGCCGCCGTACGAGAGCAGGGAGATCTGGACGATCTGGGCGAGCGAAACATGGCCAGACTTATCGAACGACTCGCCGGCTACACAGATGTCCCCGCGCCCGTCGTTGCCTACATGGTGCTGGAGCGACTGGACGCTACTCCGTAGCGCGTGCGGATCGCTGGATCTGCTGCTACTCTGGCCACTGGGAATGGTGGACGTTGCGAGTGTGCATCCGGCCATCCCTTCTGACCCTCTGTTTCGGGTATTGTGGTGCCCTGGCTGCGGTCGTTACCGATGCGGGGGCGCCGGGGGGAACGGCCAGCCAGAGTAGTTATCGGTAATCCTTCGCCACATACCGGTCTCAGCCGGACTAGACGCCGCGAGGCGTCACCACTTGAGCATCGGGGGTCTATCGTTTCGTCGGGATGCGACGGCGGACGTACCTCATCAGTCGAAGCATCCCTTGCAACCTTAGGAGGTAAGACGATGCACGTTTCCATGCGCGACGTGGAAGTGACGATGGAGATTCCAGGAGCCGTGGTCCGACAACGGATGGACTTCGGTGACGCTTCCGGCTACGGCAAGATCAGTGCCGAGTACTTCAGTCTCTCGGAGGGCGTGGATACGACCGCGCTGTTCGAGGGATTGGACGGCAACGCGTGCCAGTGCCCGCACTGGGGCTTCGTGCTCCGTGGTCAGATCACCACGACTGACGCGAGTGGAGCGAAGGAGACGGTTAGACAGAACGACCTTTTCTACTGGGCTCCCGGGCACAACGTGAGGGTAGATGCGGACGCGGACATCATCATGTTCAGCCCTCAGCGCGAACACAAGCATGTCATTGACCACATGTTGGCGAAGGTGCAGGGCTAGGCCTAGCGCAGCGCAGCAGGGCGGATGCATGGGGTGCCGGCAGGTCGCTGGCAGCCACCTCACGCATCCGCCCTCCTGCCTATGTCCCGTCCCCACGTCTGGCTATGCTGCCCGTGCGAGCTACACGTGTTCGGCGACAACGGGCACTCCCTGCGCAAGCCTCGCGATCTTGGCCATCTCTTTGCGGCATCTGCGTGACTATACAGGCCCGCCCGCAGCGCCTGCATTGGCATGATGCGCACACGTTTCGGCTGCCGCTGCCGCGATTCTCTCGGCAGCGCTAGGTCAGCAGCCGAAGTGTTTTTGCACGTAGAACAAGGGCTGCCAGCTCACGTATCTTAGTGGTCGCCCTGTACAATGGGGCCATGAACGG harbors:
- a CDS encoding cupin domain-containing protein; the encoded protein is MHVSMRDVEVTMEIPGAVVRQRMDFGDASGYGKISAEYFSLSEGVDTTALFEGLDGNACQCPHWGFVLRGQITTTDASGAKETVRQNDLFYWAPGHNVRVDADADIIMFSPQREHKHVIDHMLAKVQG